In Nodosilinea sp. PGN35, the genomic stretch CGGTGGCCTTTCCGGGGGCGCTGGCTGACATCAGCGATCGTAAACGCACCGAGGCCGCCCTCCAGCAAAAGATTCAGGAGGTCGAGGCCGGCCAGCAAACCCTGCAAGCCCTGATGGACTACATTCCCGAAGGCGTTACCATTGCCTCTGCCCCCGATGTCACCATTCACCAGATCAGCCGCTATGGGCAACAGCTCGTGGGGCGTTCCCTGGAGGAACTGAACAGCGTTCCCTATTCTGAGCATCCTAAAGCCTGGCAGATTTTTGGCCCCGATGGCACCCTGGCCCCCTCTGACGCTCTGCCCCTCACCCGGGCGGTGCAGCAGGGCGAGGTGGTGACCAACGAAGAGTGGCTGCTAGAAACAGCCGAGGGCAAATCCCTGACAATTCTGTGCAATGCTGGCCCCATTTATAATCAGGCGGGTGAGATTACTGGCGGCATCATTGCCTGGCGCGATATCACCGAACTCAAGCAGACCGAAACCATTTTGCAGCGTAACCAGGAGCACCTCAATCTGGCTATGGCCGCCGCCAAAATGGGCAGCTGGGACTGGGATATTCAAACTGGTACAGTGCGTTTTTCTGACTCGGTCTGTCGCCTGTTTGGCCTTGAACCCGCCCAGTTTGATGGCAGTTATGAAACTGTGATGAGTCTTGTGCACCCCGACGATCGTCTGCGGGTGCAGCAGGCCCTGCACCGCGCCGTCTACGAGCAGGCGGAGTACAACATCGAGCTGCGGGTGGTGCGGCCCGACGGCATCCTGTGCTGGGTTTCAAGCCTGGGGCGGGTTTTCTACAGCCCTACGGGCGAACCGCTCCACATGACGGGCATTGACATTGACATTACCGAACGCGTGCGGGTCGAAGACGAACGCAAGCAGTCGGCGCTGATGCTGCAACAGACCACCGAACGGCTCAACCTGGCTCTGAAAAGTTCGCCCATCAGCCTGTTCAACCAAGACCTCGACCTGCGCTACACCTGGATCTACAACCCCACTCAAGATTTGGCGGTTGAGCAGGTGCTGGGCCAGCGGGACGAAGACCTGGGGTCGCCAGAGACAGCGGCCCGCCTCACCCACCTCAAGCGCCGGGTGCTGGCCACCGGCCAGGGGCTGCGGGAGGAGGTCAAGGTCGTAGCCAATGGGCAGACGGCTTACTACGACCTCACCATTGATCCCATCTATGACGGTGGTGGGCCGGGCGGCGCTCCGGAGATTGTGGGGGTCACCTGTGCGGCGGTCGATATCAGCGAGCGGGTGCAGATTGAGGTCGAGCGCCAGCGGGCGACCACGGCCCTGCGAGAAAGTGAAGACCGCCTGCGGATGGCGATCGAGTCGGCCCAGATGGGCACCTGGGACTGGAACCTGGTGACCGATGTGCTTATGTGGGATGCGGGGTGTAAGGCTATTTTTGGCCTGCCACCTGGGGCCGACAGCAGCATTGAGCGATTTTACGAGGGGCTGCATCCGGAGGATCGCGATCGCCTGCACCGGGTGGTCGAAGCCTCACTAACCCTGGCCAGCGGCGGCAAGCTCGATGTAGAGTACCGCGTCATTGGCCTGCAAGATGGGGTAGAACGGTGGGTGCGGGCCAGGGGGCAAGCTTACTTTGACAGCGATGGCAGCCCCGTGCGCTTTATCGGCACCGCCCTGGATATCACCCAGCAAAAGCAGGCCGAAGCCGCCCGCGAACGCCTGCTCCAGCGAGAACAGGCCGCCCGCGAGGCCGCCGAGCGGGCCAACCGCATCAAAGATGAATTTTTGGCGGTGCTCTCCCACGAGCTCAGGTCGCCGTTGAACCCCATTTTGGGCTGGGCCAAGCTGCTGCAAACCAAGCGGCTCGACGCCGACAAGACCGCCCGCGCCCTGGCGACCATTGAGCGCAACGCCAAGTTACAAACCCAGCTGATCGACGACCTGCTGGACATTGCCAAGATTTTGCGCGGCAAGCTGCGCATCGAACCCGCTCCGGTTGACCCGGTGTTTGTGGTCGAATCGGCGATCGAGACCGTGCAGGCCGCCGTCGAGGCCAAGGCGATTCGGCTGCGGGCCGACCTGCCCGACATTGGGCTGATTCAGGGGGACGGGGGGCGCATTCAGCAAATTGTCTGGAACCTGATGACCAATGCCGTCAAATTTACCCCCGAAAATGGCCAGATCGATGTGCAGCTGAGGCAGGTAGACCACTGGGCGCAGATCACGGTGACCGACAGTGGCCGGGGCATTCGGCCTGAGTTTTTGCCCCACATTTTTGATTCCTTTCGCCAGGAAGATACCTCTATCACTCGGCAGTTTGGC encodes the following:
- a CDS encoding PAS domain-containing protein — protein: MTPPEWTVLFVSDSLGRADVYRDMLEQAAARYQLIEAPAAGPGADRPADVILLEIPLGERAGQGLDRLEQLKQQWGPGCPPIVVVGGDEAKTAVAALRAGAVDYWVGAQLTPEGLCLALRGAMPEQVASPIAPTPLPPLNTAAADRAAPPAKKTATEPQPPDHQALVAALPQILWVADSTGAVTYWNQPWYDYTGLSATESMGLAGAACIHPHEYALTLAKWTQAIAVGQEFEIKHRLRRRDGLYRWFMNRGVPIRDSQSVREPTRSEYPSQNRTGQIIGWVGTLTDIDEQKRLEERFRLVIQAVNGLVFDVTEVSLSGDDCVYRSEQLFDLLGVPAAEAPPTSRWWEDRIHPDDRPRLRHRMQELWASSAELYESQYRIRHAEGHWVDVWERARLVRDDQGQVVRVVGSTVDISQQQQALRDRNEAERRLKEAHIQLEAALAAGSVYTWRWSIPDNRVVANRSFAQLFGLDPERVAAGVRLEKFIGIIHRDDRERVTAAINQAIATGEGCASEFRIVTAEGETRWVIARGRVEYDSSGRAVAFPGALADISDRKRTEAALQQKIQEVEAGQQTLQALMDYIPEGVTIASAPDVTIHQISRYGQQLVGRSLEELNSVPYSEHPKAWQIFGPDGTLAPSDALPLTRAVQQGEVVTNEEWLLETAEGKSLTILCNAGPIYNQAGEITGGIIAWRDITELKQTETILQRNQEHLNLAMAAAKMGSWDWDIQTGTVRFSDSVCRLFGLEPAQFDGSYETVMSLVHPDDRLRVQQALHRAVYEQAEYNIELRVVRPDGILCWVSSLGRVFYSPTGEPLHMTGIDIDITERVRVEDERKQSALMLQQTTERLNLALKSSPISLFNQDLDLRYTWIYNPTQDLAVEQVLGQRDEDLGSPETAARLTHLKRRVLATGQGLREEVKVVANGQTAYYDLTIDPIYDGGGPGGAPEIVGVTCAAVDISERVQIEVERQRATTALRESEDRLRMAIESAQMGTWDWNLVTDVLMWDAGCKAIFGLPPGADSSIERFYEGLHPEDRDRLHRVVEASLTLASGGKLDVEYRVIGLQDGVERWVRARGQAYFDSDGSPVRFIGTALDITQQKQAEAARERLLQREQAAREAAERANRIKDEFLAVLSHELRSPLNPILGWAKLLQTKRLDADKTARALATIERNAKLQTQLIDDLLDIAKILRGKLRIEPAPVDPVFVVESAIETVQAAVEAKAIRLRADLPDIGLIQGDGGRIQQIVWNLMTNAVKFTPENGQIDVQLRQVDHWAQITVTDSGRGIRPEFLPHIFDSFRQEDTSITRQFGGLGLGLAIVRYLVEAHGGTIAVASPGEGLGTTFTVQLPLLSNQPNRHPQPALRPEAIDLTGVRVIALDDSADALTLLTLLLEQYGAEVRGLDDAAAVLPTLATFKPHVLVSDIGMPDLDGYELMTQIRALPPELGGQVRAIALTAYVRDEDAQKAIDSGFQRHLPKPIEPEAIALAVAELAKGKFPDQSPGPLPSGEHG